A single Populus nigra chromosome 13, ddPopNigr1.1, whole genome shotgun sequence DNA region contains:
- the LOC133670440 gene encoding protein ENHANCED DISEASE RESISTANCE 2-like, producing the protein MASLGDGEHQWLERVKSEGAVPLLDPDNCSNGWASPPGDYFMVRGPEYLTTKTKIPGGEYLLKPLGFDWVKGSNKISEVLKNRKNRVRKVIDEEFPDGDKPFVWAFNLQLPGKDNYSAVAYFVATEPFPEGSLVDQFLNGDDGFRNSRLKLIANIVKGPWIVRKAVGEQAVCIIGRALSSKYCVAENFFEVDVDIGSSMVASAIVHLAFGYISMLTVDLAFLIEAQSDSELPERILGAVRFSDLNPACASLYELTYGGTDNLQSSLPTRLWKSIGQGFSQLLHPMPGAQENSSVSGTTHGNETSELKEGSEDTKK; encoded by the exons ATGGCCAGCCTCGGTGATGGGGAGCATCAATGGTTAGAGAGAGTAAAATCAGAGGGGGCTGTTCCTCTACTTGATCCAGATAATTGTTCAAATGGCTGGGCATCTCCACCTGGAGACTATTTCATGGTAAGAGGTCCAGAGTATTTGACAACTAAGACTAAAATCCCTGGTGGAGAATATCTTTTAAAGCCTCTTGGATTTGACTGGGTTAAAGGGTCTAATAAGATTTCAGAGGTtttgaagaatcgaaaaaacCGTGTGAGGAAGGTTATTGATGAAGAGTTTCCAGATGGTGATAAGCCTTTTGTTTGGGCATTTAATCTACAACTCCCTGGTAAGGACAACTATAGTGCTGTGGCGTATTTTGTAGCCACAGAGCCATTTCCTGAGGGATCTTTAGTTGATCAGTTCTTGAATGGTGATGATGGGTTTAGAAATTCAAGGCTTAAACTGATTGCCAACATTGTCAAAGGCCCCTGGATAGTAAGAAAGGCAGTCGGAGAGCAGGCTGTGTGCATTATTGGGCGTGCCCTTTCTTCCAAGTACTGTGTTGCAGAGAATTTCTTCGAAGTAGATGTGGATATCGGATCTTCAATGGTTGCAAGTGCAATAGTTCATTTGGCGTTTGGTTACATCTCAATGTTGACTGTTGACCTGGCTTTTCTCATCGAGGCTCAAAGTGATTCAGAGCTTCCAGAACGAATCTTAGGCGCTGTCAGATTTTCTGATCTAAACCCTGCTTGTGCTTCCTTATATGAACTGACATATGGAGGTACTGATAATTTGCAGTCCTCATTGCCGACCCGCTTATGGAAGTCAATTGGACAGGGGTTTTCTCAACTCCTTCATCCCATGCCAGGGGCTCAAGAAAATAGTTCTGTCTCTGGCACAACCCATGGTAATGAAACTTCTGAGCTCAAAGAGGGGAGTGAAGACACAAAGAAATG A
- the LOC133670512 gene encoding RHOMBOID-like protein 13, with the protein MGRPLFYEIVEKPATSCIIGICCAIWFYIQKKNIGYSHVGLSYENAVEGHHWRIITSAFSHISVIHLVFNMSALWSLGVVEQLGHIGLGMAYYLHYTLVLVVLSGALVLGMYHILIQRFKLEYFRRVTAVGYSCVVFGWMTILSVKQPSSKLDLFGFLSLPISFAPFESLIFTSIIVPQASFLGHLSGIVVGYAIAWGLIHGMNNFWAISMLGWIVLFSVVSLKRSGAYDFDFIEIESVMDPSLPSVRFPGTGRTLQMSALPVEGVEIV; encoded by the coding sequence ATGGGGAGGCCATTGTTTTATGAGATCGTGGAAAAACCAGCTACAAGTTGTATAATTGGAATATGTTGCGCTATATGGTTTTATATACAGAAGAAAAATATCGGGTACTCTCATGTGGGATTAAGTTATGAAAATGCAGTTGAAGGGCACCATTGGAGGATAATTACCTCTGCTTTTTCACATATTAGTGTTATTCATCTTGTTTTCAATATGAGCGCGCTTTGGAGTCTAGGGGTTGTAGAACAGTTGGGGCACATTGGCCTTGGAATGGCTTATTATCTTCACTACACACTTGTGTTGGTCGTATTGTCTGGGGCACTAGTACTGGGGATGTATCATATATTGATACAAAGATTCAAGCTAGAGTATTTTCGGAGAGTGACAGCTGTTGGGTACTCTTGTGTTGTATTTGGGTGGATGACAATTCTTTCTGTGAAGCAACCATCCTCGAAGTTGGATCTTTTTGGATTCCTTTCACTTCCTATCAGTTTTGCGCCTTTTGAGTCATTGATTTTTACATCAATTATTGTTCCACAAGCGAGTTTTCTTGGCCATTTATCAGGAATTGTTGTTGGATATGCTATAGCATGGGGTTTGATACATGGGATGAACAATTTCTGGGCAATATCAATGCTTGGATGGATTGTGCTTTTTTCTGTGGTCAGTTTGAAGCGGTCAGGTgcttatgattttgattttattgagaTTGAATCTGTTATGGATCCTTCCCTGCCTTCTGTGCGGTTTCCTGGAACCGGTAGAACCTTGCAGATGAGTGCACTACCAGTTGAAGGTGTTGAAATCGTCTAA